From the genome of Brienomyrus brachyistius isolate T26 chromosome 8, BBRACH_0.4, whole genome shotgun sequence, one region includes:
- the LOC125747640 gene encoding tubulin alpha-8 chain, with protein MRECISVHVGQAGVQIGNACWELYCLEHGIQPDGNMPSDKTIGGGDDSFNTFFSETGSGKHVPRAVFVDLEPAVIHEVRTGIYRQLFHPEQLISGKEDAANNYARGHYTVGKEIIDTVLERVRKLTDQCTGLQGFLIFHSFGGGTGSGFTSLLMERLSVDYGKKSKLEFAIYPAPQVSTAVVEPYNSILTTHTTLEHSDCAFMVDNEAIYDICRRNLDIERPSYTNLNRLIGQIVSSITASLRFDGALNVDLTEFQTNLVPYPRIHFPLVTYSPIISAEKAYHEQLSVSEITNACFEPSNQMVKCDPRHGKYMACCMLYRGDVVPKDVNAAIANIKTKRSIQFVDWCPTGFKVGINYQPPTVVPGGDLAKVQRAVCMLSNTTAIAEAWARLDHKFDLMYAKRAFVHWYVGEGMEEGEFSEAREDLAALEKDYEEVGTDSVEGEEEGEEF; from the exons Atg CGTGAGTGCATCTCTGTTCATGTGGGTCAGGCTGGCGTGCAGATTggcaatgcatgctgggaactGTACTGCCTTGAGCACGGTATCCAGCCTGACGGTAACATGCCCAGTGACAAAACCATTGGCGGTGGGGATGACTCCTTTAACACATTCTTCAGTGAAACGGGCTCAGGGAAGCATGTTCCCAGGGCTGTGTTTGTGGACCTGGAGCCAGCTGTTATCC ATGAAGTTAGGACTGGTATCTACCGACAGCTGTTCCACCCTGAGCAACTTATATCTGGCAAGGAGGATGCAGCCAATAACTATGCCCGTGGGCACTACACAGTTGGGAAGGAAATCATTGATACAGTCCTGGAGAGAGTGCGCAAACtg ACAGACCAGTGCACAGGGCTGCAAGGTTTTCTCATTTTCCACAGCTTTGGTGGGGGGACTGGCTCCGGCTTCACCTCGCTACTGATGGAGCGCTTGTCTGTAGACTATGGCAAGAAATCCAAACTGGAGTTTGCCATCTACCCAGCCCCTCAGGTGTCCACTGCTGTTGTGGAGCCCTACAACTCCATCCTGACCACCCATACAACCCTcgagcactcagactgtgcttTCATGGTTGATAACGAGGCCATCTATGATATCTGCCGTCGTAACCTTGACATTGAGCGCCCAAGCTACACAAACCTCAATCGTCTCATTGGCCAGATCGTGTCCTCGATCACTGCCTCGCTGCGCTTCGATGGCGCTCTGAACGTAGACCTCACTGAGTTCCAGACCAACTTGGTCCCTTATCCACGCATCCACTTCCCCCTTGTCACCTATTCACCAATCATCTCTGCTGAGAAGGCCTACCATGAGCAGCTGTCGGTCTCCGAGATCACAAATGCCTGCTTCGAGCCCTCTAACCAGATGGTGAAGTGTGACCCTCGTCATGGAAAGTACATGGCCTGCTGCATGTTGTACAGGGGTGACGTGGTGCCAAAGGATGTGAATGCCGCCATTGCCAATATCAAAACAAAGCGTTCCATCCAGTTTGTTGACTGGTGCCCCACCGGCTTCAAG GTGGGTATTAACTATCAGCCCCCCACTGTGGTGCCTGGGGGGGACCTGGCCAAGGTTCAGAGGGCTGTATGCATGCTGAGCAACACCACTGCTATTGCTGAGGCCTGGGCTCGCCTAGATCACAAGTTTGATCTCATGTATGCGAAGCGAGCCTTTGTCCACTGGTATGTGGGAGAGGGTATGGAGGAGGGGGAGTTCTCTGAGGCAAGGGAGGACCTGGCAGCCCTGGAGAAGGACTATGAGGAGGTGGGCACCGACTCTGTCGAAGGGGAAGAAGAGGGCGAGGAGTTCTAA
- the rabif gene encoding guanine nucleotide exchange factor MSS4, translating to MDRIEQVSSTEICPDRSQLVSEDGKNTKSVLCQRCGSKVLCPGTALFAEKELFLPSMRKKTESESIALTEGSVDGDTLTAHWLVDDMYSFENVGFTKDVGKVKYLICADCEIGPIGWHCLDDKKSFYVALDRVDHA from the exons ATGGACAGAATTGAACAAGTTTCTTCTACTGAGATTTGTCCAGACCGATCCCAGCTTGTGTCTGAAGATGGGAAAAATACGAAGTCAGTTCTTTGCCAGCGATGTGGTTCTAAAGTCTTGTGTCCGGGTACGGCGCTCTTTGCTGAAAAGGAG CTGTTTCTACCATCCATGAGGAAGAAGACGGAGTCCGAGAGCATCGCCCTGACGGAAGGCAGTGTGGATGGGGATACACTGACTGCGCACTGGCTGGTAGATGACATGTACAGCTTTGAGAATGTGGGATTCACTAAAGACGTGGGCAAGGTCAAATATCTGATCTGTGCAGACTGTGAGATCGGGCCTATCGGCTGGCACTGCCTGGATGACAAGAAGAGCTTCTACGTGGCGCTGGACAGAGTCGACCATGCCTGA